In Neorhizobium galegae, the following proteins share a genomic window:
- a CDS encoding thiolase family protein has protein sequence MVLSRARQSYDGVVLAVPVTVPYQRYSIETAHWWMGKALRALAEGAGISHRDFDGFSVASFTMGPDVAVGLTQHFGLSPRHIDHVPMGGAAGIVSLRRAARAVQAGDADIVACVAADTNRVDSFRNLLAGFSRFSQDAVYPYGAGGANGSFALIARHYMDRYGATREDFGKLCVAQRDNALRNPDALMKKPLTLEQYMSARAIAEPFHLFDCVMPCAGAEAFLVMREETAVSLGLPFVRLLSAIERHNAFAEDPVQVRGGWVVDRDELYGMAGSKPDDMDFVQTYDDYAVISMMQFEDLGFCAKGEGPDFVRHHTFTIDGSFPHNTSGGQLSVGQAGAAGGHLGLTEAMRQLLGTAEGRQVEDAKLGLVSGFGMINYDRGLASAAAILARAS, from the coding sequence ATGGTTTTGTCCCGCGCGCGGCAATCTTATGACGGCGTGGTTCTGGCGGTGCCGGTGACGGTGCCCTACCAGCGCTATTCCATCGAGACCGCGCACTGGTGGATGGGCAAGGCGCTCAGGGCATTGGCGGAAGGCGCCGGCATCAGCCATCGGGATTTTGATGGCTTTTCGGTCGCGAGCTTCACGATGGGACCGGATGTCGCGGTCGGTCTGACCCAGCATTTCGGGTTGTCCCCGCGCCATATCGACCACGTGCCGATGGGTGGGGCTGCGGGTATCGTCTCGCTTCGTCGGGCGGCACGGGCGGTGCAGGCGGGCGATGCGGATATCGTCGCCTGCGTGGCGGCCGACACCAACCGGGTCGACAGTTTCCGCAATCTGCTGGCTGGCTTTTCCCGGTTTTCGCAGGATGCCGTCTATCCCTATGGTGCCGGCGGCGCCAACGGCAGTTTTGCCCTGATCGCCCGGCATTACATGGATCGCTATGGCGCGACACGCGAGGATTTCGGCAAGCTCTGCGTCGCGCAGCGCGACAATGCGCTGCGCAATCCCGATGCGCTGATGAAGAAGCCGCTGACGCTGGAGCAATACATGTCGGCGCGGGCGATTGCCGAGCCGTTCCATCTGTTCGATTGCGTCATGCCCTGCGCCGGTGCGGAGGCCTTTCTGGTGATGCGCGAGGAGACGGCCGTTTCGCTCGGGCTTCCCTTTGTCCGGCTACTGTCGGCCATCGAGCGGCACAATGCGTTTGCCGAGGATCCGGTGCAGGTGCGCGGCGGCTGGGTGGTTGATCGCGACGAGCTTTACGGGATGGCGGGTTCGAAGCCGGACGACATGGATTTTGTCCAGACCTACGACGATTATGCGGTGATCTCGATGATGCAGTTCGAGGATCTGGGTTTTTGCGCCAAGGGCGAGGGCCCGGATTTCGTGCGCCATCACACGTTCACGATCGACGGGTCCTTTCCGCACAACACGTCCGGCGGCCAGCTTTCGGTCGGCCAGGCGGGAGCCGCGGGCGGGCATCTTGGGCTTACCGAAGCGATGCGCCAGCTTTTAGGGACGGCAGAAGGCAGGCAGGTCGAGGATGCGAAGCTCGGGCTGGTTTCAGGTTTCGGGATGATCAACTACGACCGGGGGCTCGCTTCTGCAGCCGCCATTCTGGCGAGGGCATCATGA
- a CDS encoding organic hydroperoxide resistance protein: MTPEKILYETSVTAHGGREGKAQSTDGSFAVNLSVPKGLGGPGGEGTNPEQLFAAGYAACFLGAVKLVARTSKIALPDDVSITAKVGIGPVPVGYALAVELVASLPGIERAVAEEVVAGAHERCPYSNATRGNVDVKLTVA, from the coding sequence ATGACCCCGGAAAAGATCCTCTATGAGACGTCCGTTACCGCGCATGGCGGCCGGGAAGGAAAAGCGCAGAGCACGGACGGCAGCTTTGCCGTCAATCTCTCGGTGCCGAAAGGGCTCGGCGGCCCGGGCGGCGAAGGAACCAATCCGGAGCAGCTTTTCGCCGCCGGTTATGCGGCCTGTTTCCTCGGTGCGGTGAAGCTCGTGGCGCGCACCAGCAAGATCGCGCTGCCGGATGACGTTTCGATCACCGCCAAAGTCGGCATCGGCCCCGTGCCGGTCGGTTACGCGCTGGCGGTCGAGCTTGTGGCGTCCTTGCCCGGCATCGAGCGCGCAGTCGCGGAAGAAGTAGTCGCCGGTGCGCATGAGCGCTGCCCCTATTCCAATGCGACGCGCGGCAATGTCGACGTCAAGCTGACGGTCGCCTGA
- a CDS encoding AMP-binding protein, protein MHSPYLLFENQALKSPDAPMLIAPASAKLPYAPGGFRYSYGEVFTRVGLLKQTFAAAGYGIGARVALLLENRPEFFDYWLALNAIGASIVPINPDLRRDELLFQLDMAEASLMVVIRARLDDLRDISPGKVAVIAAGDDIPPSPETREARPGGRDAECALLFTSGSTGKPKGCILSNIYFVGIAEWYTTQGGIAEMGEGAEVALTPLPMFHMNALGCTAVGMIMKGGAIVPLDRFHSSSWWASIADSGATIIHCLGVIPAILLQLPTVEAERAHKVKFALGPGVDARHKIEFEKRYGIPIVEAWAMTETGGRAVTTTAADEYTPGLRCIGRPRAGMDFRIVDDAGNDAELGKPGELLVRAQGANPRDGFFSGYLKDEKATEEAWEGGWFHTGDVVYADEKGLLYFFDRKKSIVRRSGENIAVLEVEAALAKDPAVKASAVTPVPDDLRGEEVFAFIVESETAGAGEPAEKAKRIIKAAGAHIAYHKLPGYVVFIDRLPVSSTQKLQRGEIKTMAAKAVEDGSAIDLRKLKASIRKAG, encoded by the coding sequence ATGCATTCTCCCTACCTCCTATTCGAGAACCAGGCGCTGAAGAGCCCGGACGCGCCGATGCTGATCGCACCGGCCAGCGCCAAGCTGCCTTATGCGCCCGGGGGCTTTCGCTATAGCTACGGCGAGGTTTTCACGCGCGTCGGTCTTCTGAAGCAGACGTTCGCGGCGGCAGGATATGGGATCGGAGCCCGCGTGGCTCTCCTCCTCGAAAACCGTCCGGAATTCTTCGACTACTGGCTGGCGCTGAACGCGATCGGCGCCTCGATCGTGCCGATCAATCCCGATCTGCGCCGCGACGAACTGCTCTTTCAGCTCGATATGGCCGAGGCTTCGCTGATGGTCGTCATCCGCGCGCGGCTGGATGATCTGCGGGACATCTCGCCCGGCAAGGTGGCGGTGATCGCTGCCGGCGACGACATTCCGCCTTCGCCTGAAACACGAGAGGCACGACCCGGCGGCCGGGATGCCGAATGCGCTCTGCTGTTCACCTCCGGCAGCACCGGCAAGCCGAAGGGCTGCATCCTTTCGAACATCTATTTCGTCGGCATCGCCGAATGGTACACGACGCAGGGCGGTATCGCCGAAATGGGCGAGGGAGCCGAAGTGGCGCTGACGCCGTTGCCGATGTTCCATATGAACGCGCTTGGCTGCACGGCTGTCGGCATGATCATGAAGGGTGGCGCGATCGTGCCGCTCGACCGGTTCCATTCGAGCAGTTGGTGGGCGTCGATCGCCGATTCCGGCGCGACGATCATTCATTGCCTCGGCGTCATCCCAGCGATCCTGCTGCAGCTCCCGACCGTCGAAGCAGAGCGGGCACACAAGGTGAAATTCGCGTTGGGACCGGGCGTCGATGCCCGGCACAAGATCGAATTCGAGAAGCGCTACGGCATCCCGATCGTCGAAGCCTGGGCGATGACCGAAACCGGGGGCCGGGCAGTGACCACCACCGCGGCGGACGAGTATACGCCAGGCCTGCGCTGCATCGGCCGGCCGCGTGCCGGCATGGATTTTCGGATCGTCGATGATGCGGGGAACGACGCGGAACTCGGCAAGCCGGGAGAACTGCTGGTGCGTGCCCAAGGCGCGAACCCGCGCGACGGTTTCTTCAGCGGCTATTTGAAGGACGAGAAGGCGACCGAGGAGGCCTGGGAAGGCGGCTGGTTCCATACCGGCGACGTCGTTTATGCCGACGAGAAGGGGCTTCTCTATTTCTTCGACCGCAAGAAGAGCATCGTGCGGCGCAGCGGCGAGAATATCGCCGTGCTGGAGGTGGAGGCGGCCCTTGCCAAGGATCCGGCGGTCAAGGCTTCGGCGGTAACGCCAGTGCCGGACGACCTGCGCGGCGAGGAGGTTTTTGCCTTCATCGTCGAGAGCGAAACTGCCGGAGCGGGCGAGCCGGCCGAGAAGGCAAAGCGGATCATCAAGGCCGCCGGCGCCCATATCGCCTATCACAAACTGCCCGGCTACGTGGTCTTCATCGACAGGCTGCCGGTGAGTTCGACCCAGAAGCTGCAGCGCGGCGAGATCAAGACGATGGCGGCAAAGGCGGTCGAGGATGGCTCGGCGATCGATCTCAGGAAGCTGAAGGCGTCCATCCGAAAGGCGGGATGA
- a CDS encoding ABC transporter substrate-binding protein, which translates to MTFEIDRRNLLQMLGLAAVSGSVLSQATIAFAADTDNVTIGWPSDVPSWDPNLRFVPDAQPLFKMVFDQPLDQSPDLKLIGNLITKWELKPDGLSMPFEIRSDVKFHNGDPMTMEDFKYTFVDRIKSGLKLDIANSWRTLTDIEILSPTSGVMKFSAPTPTAPQWLAFLGSYLVPKKYIESVGPEEFAKKPVGTGPYKLVDYQMNSRIVFERNDDYFGTKPKIKRVTIDIIKDPSARTAAIQSGQVDLTVNIPVREAERLGKTEGLTAEINPFTRLILLQMRNDLGFTDKAVRLAAHHAIDKAALSKAFYGGAAVPLSIPATPGTPGYLPDYKFPYDPELSKKLLADAGYTSDKPATFKLAATNGQFPSDFDIARALVQMWQKVGLKVELEQIEYSKYFELNRGGKLPEATLYSFDNATGDPEIFSGYLMNPKMPFGAWKGMEIGDKILKLFVEPVYEKRIAGYKAVAQEAVETGANIPILQSVQTLVKKKSLNYVKYGNAWVLGSTMSWS; encoded by the coding sequence ATGACTTTTGAAATCGACCGCAGAAATCTCCTGCAGATGCTCGGCCTTGCCGCGGTCAGCGGCTCCGTGCTTTCGCAGGCCACAATCGCCTTCGCTGCAGATACCGACAACGTCACCATCGGCTGGCCGTCCGACGTGCCCTCCTGGGACCCGAACCTTCGCTTCGTCCCGGATGCGCAGCCGCTCTTCAAGATGGTCTTCGACCAGCCGCTCGATCAGTCGCCGGACCTGAAGCTCATCGGCAATCTCATCACCAAGTGGGAACTGAAGCCGGATGGCCTTTCGATGCCGTTCGAGATCCGCAGCGACGTGAAGTTCCACAATGGCGATCCGATGACGATGGAGGACTTCAAGTACACCTTCGTCGACCGCATCAAGTCCGGCCTGAAGCTCGACATCGCCAATTCCTGGCGTACGCTCACCGATATCGAGATCCTTTCGCCGACCTCAGGCGTGATGAAATTCTCCGCCCCGACGCCGACCGCGCCGCAGTGGCTTGCGTTCCTCGGCAGCTACCTCGTGCCGAAGAAATATATCGAATCCGTCGGCCCGGAAGAGTTCGCCAAAAAGCCGGTCGGCACCGGCCCCTATAAGCTCGTCGACTACCAGATGAATTCGCGCATCGTATTCGAGCGCAACGACGACTATTTCGGTACCAAGCCGAAGATCAAGCGCGTCACCATCGACATCATCAAGGATCCATCGGCCCGTACCGCCGCCATCCAATCCGGCCAGGTGGATCTCACCGTCAATATTCCGGTCCGTGAAGCTGAGCGCCTTGGTAAGACCGAAGGCCTGACGGCAGAGATCAACCCCTTTACCCGCCTGATCCTTCTGCAGATGCGCAACGACCTGGGTTTTACCGACAAGGCCGTCCGTCTCGCCGCCCACCACGCGATCGACAAGGCAGCACTTTCCAAGGCGTTCTACGGCGGTGCCGCCGTGCCGCTCTCGATTCCGGCGACCCCCGGCACGCCGGGCTACCTACCCGACTACAAGTTTCCCTACGACCCGGAACTGTCGAAGAAGCTCTTGGCCGATGCGGGTTACACGTCCGACAAACCGGCGACCTTCAAGCTCGCCGCGACCAACGGTCAGTTCCCGAGCGATTTCGATATTGCCCGCGCCCTGGTGCAGATGTGGCAGAAGGTCGGCCTCAAGGTCGAACTCGAACAGATCGAATATTCGAAATATTTCGAGCTCAACCGCGGCGGCAAGCTGCCGGAAGCGACGCTCTACAGCTTCGACAACGCCACCGGCGACCCGGAAATCTTCTCCGGTTATCTGATGAACCCGAAGATGCCGTTCGGCGCCTGGAAGGGAATGGAGATCGGCGACAAGATCCTCAAGCTCTTCGTCGAGCCTGTCTACGAGAAGCGCATCGCCGGTTACAAGGCCGTAGCGCAGGAAGCTGTCGAAACCGGCGCCAATATTCCGATCCTGCAGAGCGTCCAGACGCTGGTCAAAAAGAAGAGCCTCAACTACGTCAAATATGGCAATGCCTGGGTCCTAGGCAGCACCATGTCCTGGTCGTAA
- a CDS encoding ABC transporter permease: protein MFATIAKLLVKRVLTAIPILLLVSALLFCILRILPVDPAAMSLPPNATVQEVEAMRTEMGLNLPLYQQYGIWLNKLFHGDIGRSIHFRQDVTSLIGSTLPATIELAVIAMMVATVFGLAGGLFLFYVRGTRAEAVMDFVSILLLSLPEFLWSLFLLLIFGVFFEVLPFTGRLSPGFERPLVTGFLLLDSLITGNIPTFLNALQHMILPCLALGIALSPSLMRVLRSSLLDAYQDDYIQQARLRGLSEKRILIRHGLKNAILPTLSLMGVQFGFLFGGTLLVEIIYSYPGMGNLMVDAIRNADLPIIQGAGLTYCVAVLVISIVVDSLYLILNPKLRVR, encoded by the coding sequence ATGTTTGCGACCATTGCCAAGCTTTTGGTAAAGCGCGTGCTGACCGCGATACCGATCCTTCTACTTGTTTCCGCGCTTCTCTTCTGCATCCTGCGCATCCTGCCGGTCGATCCGGCCGCCATGTCCCTGCCGCCCAATGCGACGGTTCAGGAAGTCGAGGCGATGCGCACCGAAATGGGCCTCAACCTGCCGCTCTATCAGCAGTATGGCATCTGGCTGAACAAGCTCTTCCATGGTGATATCGGCCGCTCCATCCATTTCCGCCAGGACGTGACAAGCCTGATCGGTTCGACACTGCCCGCGACTATCGAGCTTGCCGTCATCGCCATGATGGTCGCAACCGTCTTCGGCCTCGCGGGCGGCCTCTTCCTGTTCTACGTGCGCGGCACCCGCGCCGAAGCGGTGATGGATTTCGTTTCCATCCTGCTGCTCTCGCTTCCGGAATTCCTCTGGAGCCTGTTCTTGCTCCTCATATTCGGTGTCTTTTTCGAGGTCCTGCCCTTCACCGGCCGTCTCAGCCCCGGCTTCGAGCGCCCACTCGTCACTGGTTTCCTGCTGCTCGACAGCCTGATCACCGGCAATATCCCGACCTTTCTCAATGCGCTCCAACACATGATCCTGCCGTGCCTCGCACTCGGCATCGCGCTGTCTCCGTCGCTCATGCGCGTGCTGCGCTCGAGCCTGCTCGATGCCTATCAGGACGACTACATCCAGCAGGCCCGGCTTCGCGGACTTTCCGAAAAGCGCATCCTGATCCGCCACGGCCTGAAGAACGCCATCCTGCCGACGCTGAGCCTGATGGGCGTGCAGTTCGGCTTCCTGTTCGGCGGCACGCTGCTGGTCGAGATCATCTATTCCTACCCGGGCATGGGCAACCTGATGGTCGATGCGATCCGCAACGCCGACCTTCCGATCATCCAGGGCGCGGGGCTCACCTATTGCGTCGCCGTTCTGGTGATCAGCATCGTGGTCGACAGTCTCTACCTGATCCTCAACCCGAAACTGAGGGTGCGTTGA
- a CDS encoding ABC transporter permease — protein MQQHAKGRPLPLWLKSGRVQTGLVIIFILAVCAIFAPYLAPNDPNEQNLLSILTPPVWADGGDTMFPLGTDSLGRCVLSRLIFGARVALTVAFTASIGAMIIGAFFAHVAGYFGGWVDWVIGRIVEIWLSFPPVILSLILMVGLGTGLRNVVLAIILVDWTRFCRVLRSEVIVLRRRDYVSAAQLIGFSHWRTITREILPGTLPLLITLMSLEMGVAIIVEAILSFVGMSVGSETAAWGQMIADARQNIYEAPFNLIAPIFAIFFAVFGFNILGDGLRRTLDTRLTQTERT, from the coding sequence ATGCAACAGCACGCTAAAGGGCGACCGCTTCCGCTCTGGCTGAAATCCGGCCGCGTCCAGACAGGCCTGGTGATCATCTTCATTCTGGCCGTCTGTGCGATCTTTGCCCCCTATCTGGCGCCCAACGATCCGAACGAACAGAACCTGCTATCGATCCTGACCCCGCCCGTCTGGGCCGATGGCGGCGACACGATGTTTCCGCTCGGCACCGACAGCCTCGGCCGCTGCGTCCTCTCCCGCCTGATCTTCGGCGCCCGCGTGGCGCTCACCGTGGCGTTTACAGCCTCAATCGGCGCGATGATCATCGGCGCCTTTTTCGCCCACGTGGCCGGGTATTTCGGCGGCTGGGTCGATTGGGTGATCGGCCGCATCGTCGAGATCTGGCTCTCCTTTCCGCCAGTCATTCTGTCTCTGATCCTGATGGTCGGCCTCGGCACCGGGCTGCGCAACGTCGTGCTCGCCATCATCCTGGTCGACTGGACCCGCTTCTGTCGCGTGCTGCGAAGCGAAGTCATCGTCCTGCGCCGGCGAGACTACGTCTCCGCCGCACAGCTCATCGGCTTCTCGCACTGGCGCACCATCACCCGCGAAATCCTGCCCGGCACACTGCCGCTGCTCATCACACTGATGAGCCTCGAAATGGGCGTCGCCATCATCGTCGAGGCGATCCTCTCCTTCGTCGGCATGAGCGTCGGCTCGGAAACGGCGGCCTGGGGCCAGATGATCGCCGATGCGCGCCAGAACATCTACGAGGCGCCGTTCAACCTGATCGCGCCGATCTTCGCGATCTTCTTCGCGGTCTTCGGTTTCAATATCCTGGGCGACGGCCTGCGCCGCACTCTCGATACGCGCCTGACCCAGACGGAGCGCACCTGA
- a CDS encoding ABC transporter ATP-binding protein produces the protein MAILSAKNLCVESLGAKESFPVLTDLNFSLEPGKILGLVGESGAGKSMIGRTISQYLPKGFAVTKGTLAFDGEDLVSMLPERRRNLLGRDIAFIPQEPLSGLNPVLTVGQQIKEHLLRIGLAPGENWRERALKEFESVHLPHGAALLEKYPHQLSGGMCQRILIAMAFASRPRLLIADEPTTALDVTIQARIVKLIAEMQKRDGTAVIFITHDLRLASQISDEIMVLYAGRPAERGPAKQLFSAPAHPYTRCLQLANPTITGPRRGLFILPERMPGLRVLKELKGCRFASRCPNAIEACTRAEPPLADIGPNHIAACIRTEKTPDIVPPPLAPGREIASARIHLNGEKLTKAYTTAWSPFAKRSAFKAVNSVDFSLGEGEFVGIVGESGSGKSSLARLVVGLDTPTDGRITLAGRDITANGNADRAYRREYIQMVFQDPQSALNPRRRIGSIVTQANEASGLHNSTRERMDRAAELLKEIGLPPDAAMRFPSQLSGGQKQRVNIARALCTLPRILVADEIVSGLDVSVQAQLLDLLLKLRDEHGFSMLFISHDLSVVRYLCDRVMVMYRGEVVESGRTETVFANPQHAYTRSLLAAVPPDDVNAEWSPVLAEAGYQVE, from the coding sequence ATGGCCATTCTTTCAGCAAAGAACCTCTGCGTTGAATCGCTCGGAGCCAAGGAAAGCTTCCCGGTCCTGACCGACCTCAACTTCTCGCTGGAACCCGGCAAGATCCTCGGTCTGGTCGGTGAATCCGGCGCCGGCAAGTCGATGATCGGCCGCACCATCTCGCAATACCTGCCGAAGGGTTTTGCGGTCACCAAGGGTACGCTCGCCTTCGATGGCGAGGACCTAGTGAGCATGTTGCCGGAACGCCGCCGCAACCTGCTCGGCCGCGACATCGCCTTCATCCCGCAGGAGCCGCTTTCCGGGCTCAACCCGGTCCTGACGGTCGGCCAGCAGATCAAGGAACATCTTCTGCGCATCGGCCTCGCACCCGGTGAAAATTGGCGCGAGCGAGCGCTGAAGGAGTTCGAATCCGTACATCTGCCACATGGCGCGGCGCTGCTCGAAAAATATCCGCACCAGCTTTCCGGCGGCATGTGCCAGCGCATCCTGATCGCCATGGCCTTTGCCAGCCGCCCGCGTCTCTTGATCGCCGACGAACCGACCACCGCGCTTGACGTGACGATCCAGGCCCGCATCGTCAAGCTGATCGCCGAAATGCAGAAGCGCGATGGCACGGCGGTGATCTTCATCACCCACGACCTGCGCCTCGCCTCGCAGATCAGCGACGAGATCATGGTGCTCTATGCCGGCCGGCCGGCCGAGCGCGGTCCTGCAAAACAGCTTTTCTCGGCACCGGCGCATCCCTATACGCGCTGCCTGCAGCTTGCCAACCCGACGATCACAGGCCCGCGCCGCGGCCTTTTCATCCTGCCCGAGCGCATGCCGGGCCTGCGGGTGCTGAAGGAGTTGAAGGGCTGCCGCTTCGCCTCCCGCTGTCCGAATGCGATCGAGGCCTGCACCCGGGCCGAACCGCCGCTTGCCGATATCGGCCCGAACCATATCGCTGCCTGCATTCGCACCGAAAAGACGCCGGACATCGTGCCGCCGCCGCTGGCGCCCGGCCGCGAGATCGCATCGGCCAGGATCCATCTCAACGGCGAGAAGCTGACCAAGGCCTATACGACCGCCTGGAGCCCGTTCGCCAAGCGCAGCGCCTTCAAGGCGGTCAACAGCGTCGATTTTTCGCTCGGCGAGGGTGAGTTCGTCGGCATCGTCGGCGAAAGCGGCAGCGGCAAGAGCTCGCTTGCCCGCCTCGTTGTCGGCCTCGATACGCCGACCGATGGCAGGATCACGCTTGCCGGCCGCGACATCACCGCCAATGGAAATGCGGACCGGGCCTATCGCCGCGAATACATCCAGATGGTCTTCCAGGACCCGCAATCGGCGCTCAACCCGCGGCGGCGGATCGGCAGCATCGTCACCCAGGCGAACGAGGCGAGCGGGCTGCACAACAGCACCCGCGAGCGCATGGACCGCGCCGCCGAACTGCTGAAGGAAATCGGCCTGCCCCCGGATGCGGCGATGCGCTTTCCCTCGCAGCTTTCGGGTGGACAGAAACAGCGCGTCAACATCGCCCGCGCGCTCTGCACCCTGCCGCGCATCCTCGTCGCCGACGAGATCGTCTCCGGCCTCGATGTCTCGGTGCAGGCCCAGCTTCTGGACCTTCTGCTGAAGCTTCGCGACGAGCACGGCTTCTCGATGTTGTTCATCAGCCACGACCTCTCCGTCGTCCGTTATCTCTGCGATCGGGTGATGGTCATGTATCGCGGCGAAGTGGTGGAAAGCGGCAGGACCGAAACCGTGTTTGCCAATCCGCAACATGCCTATACCCGCAGTCTGCTCGCCGCCGTGCCGCCGGATGACGTCAACGCCGAGTGGTCGCCGGTGCTTGCGGAAGCCGGCTACCAGGTCGAATGA